AGCACAGATTGACCGCCGTCTCGAGGTTGTCCAGCGCCCGGCGGGCCGCGATGGCACGTCGGCTGGCGCTGCCTTGCTGCGAGTAGGCGGATTGCAGAAACCGCTCGCCCTTTCCCATAAAGACATTGGCCCTCCAGGCCTGTACTCGAGGGTATATCAGCAGCAGCGCCAGTACGATCAGCAGGAAGGCCTTAAGGCGACCGGCGCGAGTCGAGAGAAACGCCGCATCCGCTTGGGTGAAGGCCTTTGCCTGGCCCGCCCGCATGCCGCTGTAAAGAAGAATGATCAGGGCCGCCGGCAGGGGAGCCTGAAAGGGAAAGAAGGCCAGGCACTCCACCGCCACGAAGAGCACTCCCGCCGCGTAGAGCGCCCACCAGTAGGGATCGTGCCCTCCCTCCAGGTCAAAAGCTTTCTTGAGGCACGGGACCAGGGGCCAGAAAAGCAGCGCCAGGAAAGCCACCAAGCCCGGCAATCCCAACTCCAACCAAACCTGCAGGTACTCGTTGTGGACTTCGCGGAAAGCTCCGGGCTGCTCCAGGAGCTGTTTCTGGCGGCCTGTTTCGGTCTCTGCCCGGTAATGAAAGAAGTCGACCCCGAAACTGTCCAAGCCGGTACCCAGAAGCGGGTTTTCCAGCACCATGCTCCAGGTGAGCGCATATACGGGCTGCCGCCCGGCGGTGGCTACGCTCCAGTCGCCTTCCCGCATTTGCTGGGCCACGGTCTGAATGCGGTCGATGACGCCCGCCTGATGGGCAGCTACGCCTCCCAACAGCAGTGCGGCAGCCATTCCGGCCCAAAGCAGAGCCATGGCCCGGGTGACGCCGAGGCCCCGCCGGAAGTGCTGCCAGTGATGGTAGGCGGCCCAGAAGAGAAGGCTCAGAGCCAGGGCGGCCAGGGTGGTCAGGGTGCGGGTGTAGAGCAAACCAATCAGGTTCAGCAGCACCACGGCCGCCGCCGCCAAGCGCAGGGAGCGCGAGGGGGCTCTAAAAAGCCAGTAGAGATTGAGCAGCAGGCAAAATGCGAAAAAGAAGGCGCCGCTCTGCACCTCGCCGACCAGCCCGGCGGGAATGGCGCGTCCCTCGATGGTCCTGCCCTGCTGGTCGACCATGGCGGAAAAGAAGCCGTAGTACTGAAACAGCGTCATGACCGAGTGGAGGGCGGCGACGGCTCCCAGGACGAACCAGAGGCGGCGCAGAAACTCCTGGCTCCAGATCTCGCGCAGCACCAGAAGCAACAGCGAGAGAAGCAGCAGGACGGCGAAGGCCCGCAGCGTCATCTGCAGGTGACGCGCCGCCCACAGGCTCTGCAGCCCGGCGTAGAGAAGCCCTGCGAGAAGCAGCGTTTCCCATCTTGCGGGACGTCCTGCAAGACTCACCCTGCGGGTCAGCAGAAAGGCGGCGATCAACACCACCGCTCCCGCCGACAGGAAGAGTTCCTTGGGGAGACGGAACTTGTCGAGACCCTGCAAGGAGAAGACGAATGGAAGGAGCAGAAAGAAGACTGCCGCCAACAGGCGCAAATAACCGTCAGCACCCCTTCCCTGCCGGTCTTGAGCGGACTTGTGGTAACGAGCCTTGGCCTTCACGGTTGCAGTTCTCTCTCTTTAGCGGCAAACTGTCGCCCGACAAGATGATGCCGCCACAAGTGTAACGGCCTCTATCCTAACAGGACCGGAAAGGGCTGGGTACGATTGCGACTGGGCAACGAGTACTTGATTCGCGAGTTGGTATGGCGCGACATCCGCAGCCGCTATATCGGCTCTTATTTCGGGATGCTGTGGTCGATCGTTCATCCGCTCGTTCAGTTGGCCGTTTACACCTTCGTGGCCTATATCTTCACCCGCAAGGCCAGCCCTGAGAACGCCAACCCCTGGCTCTTGGGCGCCGTCATTTTTTCG
The genomic region above belongs to Acidobacteriota bacterium and contains:
- a CDS encoding O-antigen ligase family protein, with amino-acid sequence MKAKARYHKSAQDRQGRGADGYLRLLAAVFFLLLPFVFSLQGLDKFRLPKELFLSAGAVVLIAAFLLTRRVSLAGRPARWETLLLAGLLYAGLQSLWAARHLQMTLRAFAVLLLLSLLLLVLREIWSQEFLRRLWFVLGAVAALHSVMTLFQYYGFFSAMVDQQGRTIEGRAIPAGLVGEVQSGAFFFAFCLLLNLYWLFRAPSRSLRLAAAAVVLLNLIGLLYTRTLTTLAALALSLLFWAAYHHWQHFRRGLGVTRAMALLWAGMAAALLLGGVAAHQAGVIDRIQTVAQQMREGDWSVATAGRQPVYALTWSMVLENPLLGTGLDSFGVDFFHYRAETETGRQKQLLEQPGAFREVHNEYLQVWLELGLPGLVAFLALLFWPLVPCLKKAFDLEGGHDPYWWALYAAGVLFVAVECLAFFPFQAPLPAALIILLYSGMRAGQAKAFTQADAAFLSTRAGRLKAFLLIVLALLLIYPRVQAWRANVFMGKGERFLQSAYSQQGSASRRAIAARRALDNLETAVNLCSTCYRAYDLRGSALLLLGRPDKAVESYRRAARYIPSSEVFTNLGVAYMALGRAREARESLQTALHYRPGYAQARQALAQLDQRSR